Within Corallococcus exiguus, the genomic segment TCGAGTTCGGCACCGTGGTCGCGCTCTGGCACTTCTCCCGCGAGCGCGTGGACGTGGCCGTGCTGGAGACGGGCCTGGGCGGCCGGCTGGACGCCACCACCGCCGCGAACCCCGTCGTCACGTGCGTCACCCCCGTGTCCTTCGACCACATGGAGTACCTGGGGAACACGCTCCGAGAGATTGCAGGGGAGAAGGCCGGCATCTTCAAGGCGGGTGTCCCGGTGGTCCTGTCCCGGCAGGAGCCGGAGGCCCTGGACGCGCTCCTGCGCCGCGCGGAGCAGCTCGCCGTGCCCGTCCAGGTGGAGGGCCGCGACTTCGGCATCGTCCCAGGGGTCGATGGAACACTGTCGTATCGGGGACATGGTTGGTCGCTCGACGGCCTCATGCTCGCGCTGCGCGGTCCGTATCAGCACCAGAACGCGGCGGTGGCCCTGTCCTGCCTGGAGTCCCTCCATGCCCGGGGCGTGGCGGTGACGCCGGAGGCCGCGCGCGAGGGTCTGGCCACGGCGCGATGGCCGGGGCGGCTGGAGGAGGTGTCCCAGGACCCGACGGTGGTGGTGGACGGGGCCCACAACCCGGCGGGCGTGGCGGTGCTGCTGGAGGCCCTGCGCGCCCTCTACTCCGGGCGGCCGTTGCACCTCGTCTTCGGGGTGGTGGCGGACAAGGACCGGGGGCCGATGATGCGAGCCCTGTTTCCGCTGGCGGCCTCCGTGCACCTCACGCCGCTGGAGACGCCGCGCTCGCTTGCCCCGGAGCGATACATCGCTGAAGCACGGATTTTGTGTTCACGGGTCGCCGCGCACTCCTCCCTGGAGGAGGCCCTTGCCGGAGCGAGGGCTGATGCAGTGGGTCGCCCGGACGGCGTGGTCCTCGCTACAGGCTCACTGTTCCTGGTAGGCGCCGTGAAGCGATGGGTTGACCGAAGCCTTGGCGCGATGCGGTATCAGCAGTAACTTTGCGACATGCGCCTGCCGGACTGGAGATCAGCGCTTCCGGGACCCCCGATGCCCACCGTCGATGAGGTCGACTTCCGGGCGCTGTACTCCAAGACCAACTACGTGGTGGAGACGGCGGACGGCTGGTCGCTCGTCATCACGCGCTACCGGCCGGTGAAACAGGCCTTCGCGCAGCCGCTGTTCGGTGAGCCGCTGCTGCTGGTGCACGGCTTCTCCCAGAACCGGCACACGTGGACGAGCGGCCAGTTCGTCAAGAACCTGCTCTTCTTCGGCGTGGACATCCACATCCTGGAGCTGCGCGGGCACGGCAAGAGCTCCATCGCCTTCCAGAAGGAGCGCGCCGAGCGCTTCAAGCGCCCGCTGCCGCAGGACCTGGACTACGGCTGGGACCTGGACAGCTACTTCCTCTACGACCTGCCGGCGGCCGTGTCCGGCGTCAAACGCATCACCCGCCGCGAGCGCGTCTTCTACTGCGGCCACTCCATGGGCGGCATGCTGGGCTACGGCTACGCCGGCATCCACGACGACTTCGAGGGGCTCATCACCATCGGGTCGCCCGCGGACCTGGGGCGCGGCTTCATGCTG encodes:
- a CDS encoding bifunctional folylpolyglutamate synthase/dihydrofolate synthase, with protein sequence MDAPRTPEEALRFFQALNPSGIKLGLERVRDALAALDHPERDYPALHVAGTNGKGSTCAFVARALEAAGHRVGLYTSPHLVRVNERIRVSGEDIPDEVFGQRILEVLERYPSALSDPMTYFEFGTVVALWHFSRERVDVAVLETGLGGRLDATTAANPVVTCVTPVSFDHMEYLGNTLREIAGEKAGIFKAGVPVVLSRQEPEALDALLRRAEQLAVPVQVEGRDFGIVPGVDGTLSYRGHGWSLDGLMLALRGPYQHQNAAVALSCLESLHARGVAVTPEAAREGLATARWPGRLEEVSQDPTVVVDGAHNPAGVAVLLEALRALYSGRPLHLVFGVVADKDRGPMMRALFPLAASVHLTPLETPRSLAPERYIAEARILCSRVAAHSSLEEALAGARADAVGRPDGVVLATGSLFLVGAVKRWVDRSLGAMRYQQ